The following coding sequences lie in one Candidatus Nitrospira allomarina genomic window:
- a CDS encoding L,D-transpeptidase family protein, translating into MTTPPTRFQSAWRRRWMITLVLVLLPALTFAWWGQTDYPDTFPSLVEDLDRQAWVIGAETLLPDRYQQFHTHVLELRSQWRTEANHWWTTGDAEQFNRTYQQLVEEGSLLIEASRQTIIALRLEVEELLQPEQAQLTRLRALSHVFDLEDDMLALSLAEGLLRESVLRLEEGQYLQARSAGEQAIEHLRRVEAHVVTQMNRYTNEVQIARWEEWVTQTLQRSVGTAVIVLKAPRRLLVYQHGRVVADYPARVGFSGLTDKLYEGDGATPEGQFRVMHKKEGSGTIYYKALLLDYPTIAHQQRFHEAKAKGLMPQDRSIGGLIEIHGEDPNNEETTSGCIALENSAMDDVFEWVNVGTPVTIVGALNQDNDVVTSLHQLKVHIHERNERWHKPRTLASSFTRRE; encoded by the coding sequence ATGACCACTCCGCCCACCAGGTTTCAGTCGGCCTGGCGTCGGCGCTGGATGATAACGCTCGTGCTGGTCCTGCTTCCAGCGTTGACGTTTGCCTGGTGGGGACAAACGGACTATCCCGACACTTTTCCTTCACTGGTCGAAGACCTGGACCGACAGGCATGGGTCATCGGCGCAGAGACCTTGCTTCCTGATCGATATCAACAATTCCATACACACGTGCTCGAACTCCGTTCACAATGGCGGACAGAGGCCAATCACTGGTGGACAACCGGCGACGCTGAACAGTTCAACCGGACTTATCAACAACTGGTGGAAGAAGGCTCTCTGCTGATTGAAGCCTCTCGCCAAACAATCATCGCCCTGCGCCTGGAGGTCGAGGAACTTCTTCAGCCTGAACAGGCGCAGCTCACACGCCTGCGAGCGCTTTCTCATGTATTCGATCTGGAAGACGACATGCTTGCATTGTCCCTGGCAGAGGGATTGCTTCGAGAAAGTGTGTTGCGATTGGAGGAGGGACAATACTTGCAGGCCCGATCGGCCGGAGAGCAGGCAATTGAACATCTTCGCCGCGTGGAAGCCCATGTCGTCACACAAATGAACCGCTATACAAACGAGGTCCAAATTGCCCGCTGGGAGGAATGGGTCACGCAGACCCTACAACGATCAGTCGGCACAGCCGTCATTGTCCTTAAGGCCCCCCGTCGCCTTCTCGTCTACCAACACGGCCGGGTCGTTGCGGATTATCCCGCACGGGTGGGATTTTCAGGATTGACCGACAAGCTCTACGAGGGGGATGGCGCCACACCGGAAGGACAATTTCGCGTGATGCACAAAAAAGAGGGATCGGGGACCATCTATTATAAAGCGTTACTCTTGGACTACCCCACGATAGCCCACCAACAACGATTCCACGAGGCCAAAGCCAAGGGCCTGATGCCCCAGGACCGGTCAATCGGCGGCCTGATTGAAATTCATGGCGAAGATCCCAATAACGAAGAAACCACCAGCGGGTGCATTGCTTTGGAAAATTCCGCGATGGATGACGTATTCGAATGGGTCAACGTCGGAACGCCTGTCACCATTGTAGGGGCGCTGAACCAGGACAATGATGTCGTGACCTCCTTACACCAGCTGAAAGTCCATATTCATGAACGGAATGAACGGTGGCACAAACCCCGCACGCTTGCCTCCTCTTTCACCCGCAGAGAATAA
- a CDS encoding L,D-transpeptidase: MTSFRPPHSPQTLLLSLLVFLTTALGASPPHTPKRTPTVVPVTIQPREEHIPFYPSAPGLLATAPKGLYLVVDTAQNRVSLRKGNRILYSAVASTGSGARLQDPRNPDNGWVFDTPRGVFTISSKIKNPAWNKPDWAFIEEGQPIPTKPQDRIETGVLGDYALGFGNGYFIHGTLYTRMLGTNVTHGCIRLGDEPLEYVFHHVPLGTTLIIY; the protein is encoded by the coding sequence ATGACATCCTTCAGGCCCCCCCACTCACCCCAGACGCTTCTGCTGAGCCTGCTCGTTTTCCTGACAACGGCACTTGGTGCTTCACCTCCCCACACTCCAAAACGCACCCCAACCGTGGTCCCTGTGACGATCCAACCCCGGGAAGAACACATCCCGTTTTATCCGTCCGCTCCCGGTCTCCTTGCCACGGCACCCAAGGGCCTCTACCTCGTGGTCGATACGGCTCAAAATCGGGTATCCCTTCGAAAGGGCAATCGAATCCTCTACAGTGCCGTGGCTTCAACCGGCAGCGGGGCACGATTGCAAGATCCTCGCAATCCCGACAACGGGTGGGTGTTCGATACTCCCCGCGGGGTGTTTACGATTTCCAGTAAAATTAAAAATCCGGCCTGGAACAAACCCGATTGGGCCTTCATTGAAGAAGGGCAACCCATTCCAACCAAACCCCAAGACCGGATTGAAACGGGCGTGCTGGGAGACTATGCCCTTGGTTTCGGCAATGGCTATTTCATCCATGGCACGCTGTATACGCGAATGTTGGGCACCAACGTCACCCATGGCTGCATCAGACTTGGAGATGAACCCCTTGAATATGTCTTTCACCACGTGCCCCTTGGCACCACCCTGATCATCTATTGA
- a CDS encoding class I SAM-dependent methyltransferase — protein MLLELSKILPLTIRKKAYRLVIQIVRQHEQESAKKLEEKLPKIDLTKEHIKNLKILTNKAALLDVLPKHSIAAEIGVSRGDYSEKILSIVQPKQLHLIDAWGSAPYQVKAVIEERFHKEIQSGQVLICQGISISELEKKDDGIFDWVYIDTDHSYETTAKELEICRKKVKKGGIIAGHDYVTGAWASNRRYGVVEAVNEFCIKYNWEMIYLTIEQHRHLSYAIREISS, from the coding sequence ATGTTGCTGGAACTATCAAAGATTTTACCCCTTACAATTAGAAAAAAAGCTTACCGGCTTGTCATACAGATCGTGAGACAGCATGAGCAGGAAAGCGCCAAAAAACTAGAGGAAAAGCTCCCCAAAATAGATTTAACCAAGGAGCATATAAAAAACTTAAAGATTTTAACCAATAAGGCCGCCCTCCTTGATGTGTTGCCTAAGCATTCGATCGCAGCGGAAATTGGCGTCTCGCGCGGAGATTATTCTGAAAAAATTCTTTCCATCGTCCAGCCAAAACAGCTGCATTTAATTGATGCCTGGGGGAGTGCACCCTACCAAGTCAAAGCAGTCATCGAAGAGAGGTTTCACAAAGAAATTCAATCAGGGCAAGTACTTATTTGTCAGGGCATCTCAATTTCAGAACTGGAAAAGAAGGATGATGGAATTTTTGATTGGGTATATATTGATACGGATCACAGCTACGAAACTACAGCAAAAGAATTAGAAATTTGTCGAAAAAAAGTTAAAAAAGGTGGCATCATTGCGGGTCACGATTATGTGACAGGGGCCTGGGCGTCCAATCGCAGATACGGAGTTGTTGAGGCTGTGAATGAATTTTGCATCAAATACAATTGGGAAATGATTTATTTAACGATCGAACAACACCGGCATCTCAGTTATGCGATACGGGAAATTTCTTCCTGA
- a CDS encoding M48 family metallopeptidase, whose product MRPGLFGRNRGIGGRTRGRMSWKMRLIPLLLFAIYGLYFFVSNQETVPLTGRSQLVDMTHEQEMALGLQSYQEILSQSKVIPEGQVVDLVRTIGRRLATAAADVDPGFEWEFNVIDSPQANAFALPGGKTAVYTGLIPVAENQNGLAVVMGHEIAHAIARHGAERMAHQKLVQMGTIAATVAVGDMDYDTQRMVMGALGVGAQYGVLLPFSRDHESEADYMGLLFVARACFDPTEAPRLWERMGEVSKGKQPAEFMSTHPSHGTRIKQFQEWMPEALALRERHCSTTSQSS is encoded by the coding sequence ATGCGACCCGGACTATTTGGGAGAAATCGGGGAATAGGCGGACGAACTCGCGGCCGCATGAGTTGGAAAATGCGGCTCATCCCGCTCCTCTTATTCGCAATATACGGACTGTATTTTTTCGTCTCGAACCAGGAAACCGTGCCGTTAACCGGCCGTTCCCAATTGGTGGACATGACCCATGAGCAGGAAATGGCCTTGGGACTCCAGTCCTACCAAGAAATCCTCAGCCAATCGAAAGTCATTCCGGAAGGACAGGTCGTAGATCTGGTCCGAACCATCGGCCGCCGTCTGGCAACCGCGGCAGCAGATGTCGATCCCGGATTCGAATGGGAATTTAATGTCATTGACTCACCACAGGCCAATGCCTTCGCATTACCGGGTGGAAAAACAGCAGTATATACAGGGCTCATTCCAGTGGCCGAAAACCAAAACGGATTAGCCGTCGTCATGGGCCATGAAATCGCCCATGCCATCGCCCGGCATGGTGCCGAGCGCATGGCGCATCAAAAATTAGTCCAGATGGGCACCATCGCCGCCACGGTGGCCGTCGGCGATATGGATTACGACACACAAAGGATGGTCATGGGCGCATTAGGAGTCGGCGCACAATATGGCGTGCTCCTCCCCTTTTCCCGCGACCACGAGTCGGAGGCCGATTACATGGGTCTGCTATTTGTCGCTCGTGCCTGTTTCGATCCCACGGAAGCCCCACGACTCTGGGAGCGCATGGGAGAAGTCAGCAAAGGCAAACAGCCAGCCGAATTCATGTCCACCCATCCCAGCCACGGGACCCGCATCAAACAATTTCAGGAATGGATGCCCGAAGCCCTCGCCCTCCGTGAAAGGCACTGCAGCACAACCTCCCAGTCTTCATAA
- a CDS encoding TM0106 family RecB-like putative nuclease gives MKKDLSGQLVFSPSDLICYLASPFASWMDRYALENPGAVTPDEETEDGQLIAQTGAQHERAVLDEFKSYGANLVEIPRTDPSVARTTTLSAIGAKVPIIYQAFLEHESFAGFADFLLLKKSGCYQVWDTKLARSPKPYYAIQLCCYSELLAGVTRVPMPEHFGLILGTKDRVEFRIEDFIHYYRRIKTNFLTMQNGFTGNLTDRPEPLPRADHGRWTSHAEKFFQDTDHLVQVAGITVSQLKKLKEGGIATVADLSEALGRSIRKLGADSLEKLVAQARLQCQTRADRTVNPDAPPRYEILPSIGANGEPVGLAALPQDHPADVFFDMEGYPLMTGGLEYLFGVCTRTGQPDSFEFIDWWAHNREEEQLAFEGFVGWVFNRWQRNPGMHIYHYAPYEVSAVRRLSTRHDTRQDEVDALLRNKVFVDLFQIVRHGLRLGENSYSLKTVERLYRPKRATEVATAADSIVQYARWIESQQPADWNHSPILKDIRDYNQDDCTSTAELLQWLRKVVVQHRITGVTLDSENAPSEAKELPPEVVTRLETAARLRTQGDAISLILADVVDFHRREEKPMWWRMFDRATATPEELRDDPACLQGICAVGPPMPEKLSLVQEYRFDPSQECKLTSGDKSKVMFTHNLDAKFTLLELDTSTGSLSLKIGKKALSEKFLGAFPSQGSLLPDEHVSATAIQLALTEVVTRHLSRNLNAPVTALLNRMPPVTPLQQNSESPTETAKRVAGSMGGGCLVIQGPPGTGKTFTASQVITSLLTSGKKIGVASNSHKAVMNLLTACGEAAQESGCQLQGIKVGGDAEDPLFTCNPGLHYIKDSNTAYQAYTGGVVGGTAWLFTRPEWEDALDFLFIDEAGQVALANAIAMARCAKNLVLLGDQMQLEQPVQGSHPGDAGLSALQYALKDLEASQPDSPIMHAVIPPGYGLFLGESRRMHPAVCRFISESMYEGRLQSHSDCARQKIVVPPGANGLIASESGILFSGVEHDGNIQQSEEEIERVTAIYHALQGRLYTDMNGGTKPLALEDFLFIAPYNAQVRALQIALPDGARVGSVDKFQGQEAPVCILSLCSSYGEYGSRGLAFILDRNRVNVAISRAQCLAIVVGDPRIAGTPPGSLDDMKLLNLFCKLTDATASR, from the coding sequence ATGAAAAAAGACCTATCAGGCCAATTGGTGTTTTCGCCAAGCGATCTCATCTGCTATCTGGCCTCACCGTTCGCATCCTGGATGGACCGATACGCCTTGGAGAATCCCGGCGCGGTCACCCCTGATGAGGAAACCGAGGACGGACAACTCATAGCCCAGACAGGGGCGCAACACGAACGCGCGGTGCTCGATGAGTTCAAATCATACGGTGCCAACCTGGTGGAGATTCCAAGGACCGACCCTAGCGTTGCCCGAACAACAACTCTCTCCGCTATCGGCGCCAAGGTCCCCATTATCTATCAGGCGTTTTTGGAACATGAGTCGTTTGCGGGGTTTGCCGACTTTCTTCTGCTCAAGAAATCGGGATGCTATCAGGTGTGGGACACGAAACTGGCCCGCTCGCCTAAGCCGTATTATGCGATTCAACTTTGTTGCTATTCGGAGCTACTCGCTGGCGTCACTCGCGTTCCAATGCCCGAACATTTCGGCCTCATCCTCGGTACCAAGGACCGGGTTGAGTTTCGGATCGAAGACTTCATCCATTACTACCGCCGCATCAAAACGAATTTTCTGACGATGCAGAACGGCTTCACCGGAAATCTCACGGATCGCCCGGAGCCTCTACCGCGAGCCGATCACGGCCGATGGACTTCCCATGCAGAAAAATTCTTTCAGGATACGGACCATCTCGTGCAGGTGGCGGGAATCACGGTAAGCCAACTCAAGAAACTGAAGGAGGGTGGGATCGCCACAGTCGCCGATCTCTCCGAGGCGTTAGGCAGGTCTATTCGCAAACTGGGTGCCGACTCACTGGAAAAGCTTGTCGCACAGGCGCGCCTGCAGTGCCAGACCAGGGCAGACCGGACCGTGAATCCTGATGCCCCGCCGCGCTATGAAATCCTGCCTTCCATTGGTGCGAATGGCGAACCCGTGGGTCTGGCCGCTCTTCCGCAGGACCATCCGGCGGATGTCTTCTTCGATATGGAGGGGTACCCGCTGATGACCGGCGGACTGGAATATCTGTTTGGAGTCTGCACGAGAACCGGACAGCCGGATTCATTTGAGTTCATAGACTGGTGGGCACACAACCGGGAGGAAGAACAGCTCGCCTTCGAGGGCTTTGTGGGCTGGGTCTTCAATCGATGGCAGCGTAACCCCGGCATGCATATCTACCACTACGCGCCCTATGAGGTCAGCGCGGTGCGGCGATTGAGCACCCGTCACGATACCCGTCAGGACGAGGTGGATGCGCTGCTCCGGAACAAGGTATTCGTTGATCTTTTTCAGATTGTCCGTCACGGCCTACGCCTTGGCGAGAATAGCTACTCCCTCAAGACGGTCGAACGCCTCTACCGGCCGAAACGCGCCACCGAGGTTGCCACTGCGGCTGACTCCATTGTGCAATACGCCAGGTGGATCGAAAGCCAACAGCCGGCTGATTGGAACCACAGCCCCATCCTGAAAGATATCCGCGACTACAACCAGGACGATTGCACATCCACGGCAGAGTTGCTGCAATGGTTACGGAAAGTGGTCGTCCAGCATCGAATCACTGGGGTGACCCTGGATTCCGAAAACGCGCCGTCGGAGGCAAAAGAATTGCCGCCGGAGGTCGTGACGCGATTGGAGACCGCTGCACGGCTTCGCACGCAAGGAGATGCCATTTCCCTGATTCTTGCCGATGTGGTCGACTTTCATCGCCGTGAAGAAAAGCCCATGTGGTGGAGAATGTTTGACCGTGCCACCGCAACTCCCGAAGAACTCCGGGATGACCCGGCCTGTCTCCAGGGGATCTGCGCCGTGGGACCTCCCATGCCCGAGAAACTTTCACTGGTACAAGAATACCGTTTCGACCCCTCTCAGGAATGCAAACTGACCTCCGGTGATAAGTCCAAGGTGATGTTCACCCATAACCTGGATGCGAAATTCACCCTCTTGGAGCTGGATACATCCACGGGCAGTCTGAGCCTTAAGATCGGCAAGAAAGCTCTGAGCGAAAAATTTTTAGGCGCGTTCCCCTCGCAGGGTTCACTGCTTCCGGACGAGCATGTCTCGGCAACGGCCATTCAGCTTGCATTGACGGAAGTCGTGACCAGACACCTCTCACGCAACCTCAATGCCCCCGTGACTGCCTTGTTGAACCGAATGCCACCCGTCACACCGCTGCAACAGAACAGTGAGTCTCCAACCGAAACGGCCAAACGGGTGGCGGGATCGATGGGCGGTGGATGCCTGGTCATACAAGGGCCTCCCGGAACCGGCAAGACGTTCACCGCCTCACAGGTCATCACGTCGCTTCTCACTTCCGGCAAAAAAATCGGTGTCGCATCCAACAGCCACAAGGCCGTGATGAATCTTCTCACCGCCTGTGGCGAAGCCGCTCAAGAGAGTGGTTGTCAGCTCCAGGGCATAAAAGTCGGAGGTGACGCCGAAGATCCCTTGTTTACCTGCAACCCCGGCTTGCATTACATCAAGGACAGCAACACCGCATACCAGGCTTACACCGGCGGGGTTGTCGGCGGAACGGCTTGGCTCTTTACCAGACCTGAGTGGGAAGATGCACTCGACTTCTTGTTTATCGATGAAGCCGGACAGGTTGCCCTCGCCAACGCCATCGCGATGGCTCGATGTGCGAAGAACCTTGTTCTCCTGGGTGATCAAATGCAACTTGAACAGCCGGTGCAAGGCTCCCATCCCGGCGATGCGGGTCTTTCGGCCCTCCAATACGCGCTCAAAGATCTGGAAGCCAGCCAGCCCGACTCTCCTATCATGCATGCCGTGATACCCCCCGGCTACGGGCTTTTCCTCGGCGAATCCCGGCGTATGCACCCGGCCGTCTGCCGATTCATTTCGGAGAGCATGTATGAGGGTCGCCTTCAGTCACATTCCGACTGCGCCCGGCAGAAGATCGTGGTCCCGCCTGGCGCCAACGGCCTCATCGCTAGCGAAAGCGGGATCCTGTTCAGCGGCGTGGAGCACGATGGCAATATCCAACAGAGTGAAGAAGAGATTGAACGGGTCACGGCGATTTACCACGCACTCCAAGGACGTCTCTACACCGACATGAACGGCGGCACCAAACCACTGGCATTGGAGGACTTTCTTTTCATCGCTCCCTACAACGCGCAAGTCCGCGCACTTCAGATCGCCCTCCCAGACGGCGCCCGCGTTGGAAGCGTTGACAAGTTTCAAGGGCAGGAAGCCCCGGTCTGCATCCTCTCACTCTGCTCCAGTTACGGTGAATACGGTTCACGCGGTCTGGCCTTTATCCTTGACCGCAACCGGGTGAATGTGGCCATCTCCCGGGCGCAATGCCTGGCCATTGTGGTTGGTGATCCCCGAATCGCCGGCACGCCTCCCGGCTCCCTGGACGACATGAAACTCCTCAACCTGTTTTGCAAGTTGACCGATGCGACCGCCTCCAGATGA
- a CDS encoding alpha/beta hydrolase-fold protein, producing MRNLIILLSGLIVVLMAFPIMAHSPKEMEKSEALEFSGRSLSSLVKEYAEEDSPEKANKLLADIQLMPEANVESISKILQQPTLYEAQPVGAQPHRSIRVRGVDTEYALYVPPSYSPEQPMAFILCLHGAGFTGEAYLDRWIPRLGEKYILACPSVTMGSWWTRYGEDLVLKVLQEVQKDYHIDPDRIFLTGMSNGGIGTWIIGMHHADRFAGIAPMASGIDDVLFPFVENLVHTPVYVIHGAADQVMPVQLSRDLVKEMERRGIAYQYQEHTWTHPHAGGHFFPKQALPELMRWFDAQQREPLPRTVSLVRDATHLTPFSWVRIDMTDQIAAFTENLIDSRDEFITGEVYAKLHAQVTAPNKIVVSTNRIRRYSLFLNQDLVDFSKPIIVETNGGKSFEEMVEPRIETLLKEVRHRSDTYTLFPVKLTIDVLSPDIVQEK from the coding sequence GGCTTTTCCCATTATGGCCCATTCCCCTAAGGAAATGGAAAAGAGCGAGGCCTTAGAGTTTTCGGGCAGGAGTTTGTCCTCATTGGTGAAAGAATATGCGGAGGAAGACTCTCCGGAAAAAGCCAACAAGCTGTTAGCCGACATTCAACTTATGCCTGAGGCCAATGTTGAATCCATTTCAAAAATTCTTCAGCAGCCGACCCTATATGAGGCTCAGCCGGTTGGGGCCCAACCGCATCGCTCTATCCGGGTGAGGGGAGTGGATACTGAGTATGCCTTGTATGTTCCTCCTTCCTATTCACCTGAACAGCCGATGGCATTCATACTGTGTTTGCATGGGGCAGGGTTCACGGGTGAAGCCTACCTGGATCGCTGGATTCCACGTTTGGGTGAAAAATATATTCTGGCCTGTCCTTCGGTGACCATGGGGTCATGGTGGACCAGATACGGCGAGGATCTGGTGTTAAAGGTCTTACAGGAGGTTCAGAAAGACTACCATATCGATCCGGACCGAATTTTTCTCACCGGCATGTCTAATGGCGGTATTGGAACCTGGATTATCGGGATGCATCATGCGGATCGCTTTGCGGGAATCGCGCCGATGGCCAGTGGTATTGATGATGTGTTGTTTCCTTTCGTTGAAAATTTAGTTCATACGCCCGTCTATGTCATTCACGGCGCGGCGGATCAGGTTATGCCTGTGCAGTTGAGTCGCGATTTGGTGAAAGAGATGGAGCGCCGTGGCATCGCATATCAGTACCAGGAGCATACCTGGACGCATCCCCATGCGGGAGGGCATTTTTTCCCCAAGCAGGCCTTGCCGGAACTGATGAGGTGGTTTGATGCTCAACAACGAGAGCCATTGCCACGGACCGTCTCTTTGGTTCGTGATGCCACCCACCTCACACCGTTCTCGTGGGTGCGAATCGATATGACGGATCAGATTGCCGCCTTTACCGAAAACCTGATTGACAGCCGAGATGAATTTATCACGGGAGAGGTGTATGCCAAATTACACGCTCAGGTCACAGCTCCCAACAAGATCGTGGTAAGCACCAATCGTATTCGCCGCTATTCCCTGTTTCTGAATCAAGATCTTGTAGATTTTTCAAAACCGATCATCGTGGAAACAAATGGGGGGAAATCGTTTGAAGAAATGGTCGAGCCTCGCATCGAAACGCTTCTAAAGGAAGTTCGACACCGCTCTGACACCTACACACTCTTTCCTGTCAAACTCACTATAGATGTGCTCTCTCCTGATATCGTGCAAGAGAAGTAG